The sequence ATTTAAGAAGGACGCGGGTGTGGACGTGCGCAAAGACGCCATGGCGGCGCAACGGATCAAAGAAGCGGCGGAGAAAGCCAAGATCGAGCTTTCAACAACGCTTGAGACCGATATCAATCTTCCCTTCATAACGGCAGATGCTTCCGGCCCCAAACATCTCACGATGAAATTGAGCCGAGCGCGACTTGAACAATTGATTAAGCCGGTGGTGGACAGATGCAAACATCCCATTGAGCAAGCGCTCTCTGACGCGAAACTCCAGCCAAACCAAGTGACCAAAATCATTTTGGTGGGGGGACCGACCCGCATGCCCATCATTCAGAAATTTGTTGAAGACACAGTGGGTCGAAAGGTGGAAAGAGGTATCGATCCCATGGAATGTGTGGCCATGGGCGCGGGTGTTCAGGCGGCGGTTCTGACCGGAGAAGTCAAAGATGTGCTTCTTTTGGACGTAACGCCCCTCACGCTGGGTATTGAGACTTTGGGGGGAGTGTGCACACCATTAATTGAACGAAACACCACCATCCCTGTTCGCAAATCGCAGGTGTTTTCAACTGCTTCTGACAATCAGCCAGCGGTCACCGTTCATGTCCTTCAAGGCGAGCGTCCTTTGGCGAAAGATAACTTGTCACTTGGCAATTTTGACTTGACGGGAATTCCTCCCGCCGCTCGAGGGATTCCTCAAATTGAGGTGGGTTTTGACATCGACGCCAATGGTATTTTGAACGTGACGGCCAAGGATCTAGCCACGGGAAAAAGTCAGAATATCACGGTTACTGCGTCAACCAAAATGAGCAAAGACGCTGTGGAGAAAGCGGTTAAAGAGGCGGAGAAATTCGCTGAAGAAGACAAAAAGACAAAAGAGAAAATCGAAGTTCGCAATGAGGCCGACAGCGTCGTCTACAATGTCGAAAACATGCTGAAAGAGGCGGGGGACAAAATTGCGAAAGAGGAAAAAGAGACCATCGAAAAAGCAGTCACTTCTGTGAAAGAAGCTCTCAAGGGGGAGGATTTGGATAAGATCAAATCCGCTAAGGAAGAGCTTTTAAAATCCTCCCACAAATTGGCAG is a genomic window of Elusimicrobiota bacterium containing:
- the dnaK gene encoding Chaperone protein DnaK; the protein is MSRIIGIDLGTSNSAAAVMEGGKPTIIPSAEGTTLGGKAFPSYVAFTKGAESQLLIGEPARRQAVSNPEGTVTTFKRKMGTDYKYKVFDKEFTPQQLSAFILQKVKRDAEAYLGDKVEKAVVTVPAYFNDHQRQATKDAGTIAGLDVVRIINEPTAACLAYGIDKKGADEKIMVFDLGGGTLDVTIMDFGGGVFQVISTSGDTQLGGTDMDKIILDFIAEEFKKDAGVDVRKDAMAAQRIKEAAEKAKIELSTTLETDINLPFITADASGPKHLTMKLSRARLEQLIKPVVDRCKHPIEQALSDAKLQPNQVTKIILVGGPTRMPIIQKFVEDTVGRKVERGIDPMECVAMGAGVQAAVLTGEVKDVLLLDVTPLTLGIETLGGVCTPLIERNTTIPVRKSQVFSTASDNQPAVTVHVLQGERPLAKDNLSLGNFDLTGIPPAARGIPQIEVGFDIDANGILNVTAKDLATGKSQNITVTASTKMSKDAVEKAVKEAEKFAEEDKKTKEKIEVRNEADSVVYNVENMLKEAGDKIAKEEKETIEKAVTSVKEALKGEDLDKIKSAKEELLKSSHKLAEQMYKSAAEKQKNAAPQGETGESSNGKKATDDAVDAEIVDEGKK